One genomic segment of Pseudonocardia sp. T1-2H includes these proteins:
- a CDS encoding sulfite exporter TauE/SafE family protein produces the protein MTTGTFLLLVVAGLAAGLSGSVAGLASLFSYPALLAIGLPATTANVTNTVALLANSVGSVAGSRPELAGLGHHVKRLLPLSLVGGAAGAGLLLITPAGGFERIVPFLVAGASVVLLLQPRIRTAAAETAGRTSPLVLAGMVGVAVYGGYFGAAAGVLQLALLLVALPVSLLQANGLKNVLSGAANAVAAVGFALFGPVAWSAALPLALGLLVGGRLGPVFARRLPTGVLRVGIALAGVGLAVKLGLDAF, from the coding sequence ATGACCACCGGCACGTTCCTGCTGCTCGTGGTCGCCGGCCTCGCCGCCGGGCTCTCCGGGTCCGTCGCCGGGCTCGCGTCGTTGTTCTCCTACCCGGCGCTGCTCGCGATCGGCCTGCCCGCGACGACGGCGAACGTCACGAACACCGTCGCCCTCCTGGCGAACAGCGTCGGATCCGTCGCGGGGTCCCGCCCGGAGCTCGCCGGACTGGGACACCACGTGAAGCGGCTGCTGCCGTTGAGCCTGGTCGGCGGGGCGGCCGGGGCCGGGCTACTACTGATCACCCCCGCCGGCGGGTTCGAGCGGATCGTGCCGTTCCTCGTCGCCGGGGCCTCGGTGGTGCTGCTGCTCCAGCCGCGGATCCGGACGGCCGCCGCGGAGACGGCCGGTCGGACGTCGCCGCTGGTCCTGGCCGGGATGGTCGGCGTCGCCGTCTACGGCGGCTACTTCGGCGCGGCGGCCGGGGTCCTGCAGCTGGCGTTGCTGCTCGTCGCGCTGCCGGTGTCGTTGTTGCAGGCCAACGGGCTGAAGAACGTGCTGTCCGGGGCGGCCAACGCGGTCGCGGCGGTCGGGTTCGCGCTGTTCGGGCCGGTCGCCTGGTCCGCGGCGCTGCCCCTGGCGCTGGGGCTGCTGGTGGGAGGCCGGCTCGGGCCGGTGTTCGCCCGGCGGCTGCCGACCGGGGTGCTGCGGGTCGGCATCGCGCTCGCGGGGGTCGGGCTCGCGGTCAAGCTGGGCCTCGACGCGTTCTGA
- a CDS encoding DUF308 domain-containing protein, translated as MLQREAARWWWAPLVAGIIWFLIAWLVLRANVTSLATVGVLVGVVLLVAAVTEGGLGTIMIGGWKVLHFALAVLFLLCAIWSFIRPVNTFFALASMLGLLLFLQGFSYIARSLALRNESPFWWVGLVSGGLIVLLALWVSTSDRAWDLAGRAVFILLWVGFMAIFRGISDLMLAFELRRLGTEAADERESAAVSAPPPIPAQERRSPAQAEPGMQPRP; from the coding sequence TTGCTCCAACGTGAGGCGGCCCGGTGGTGGTGGGCGCCCCTCGTGGCCGGGATCATCTGGTTCCTCATCGCCTGGCTGGTGTTGCGCGCGAACGTCACCTCGCTGGCCACGGTCGGCGTCCTCGTCGGTGTGGTCCTCCTCGTCGCCGCGGTCACCGAGGGAGGCCTGGGTACGATCATGATCGGCGGCTGGAAGGTGCTGCACTTCGCGCTCGCCGTGCTGTTCCTGCTCTGCGCGATCTGGTCGTTCATCCGGCCCGTCAACACCTTCTTCGCCCTGGCCTCGATGCTGGGCCTGCTGCTGTTCCTGCAAGGCTTCTCCTACATCGCCCGCAGCCTCGCACTGCGGAACGAGAGCCCCTTCTGGTGGGTCGGGCTGGTCTCCGGAGGGCTCATCGTGCTGCTCGCCCTGTGGGTCTCCACCTCCGACCGGGCGTGGGACCTCGCCGGCCGCGCGGTCTTCATCCTGCTCTGGGTGGGATTCATGGCCATCTTCCGAGGGATCTCCGACCTCATGCTGGCCTTCGAGCTCCGCCGCCTGGGGACGGAAGCCGCGGACGAACGGGAATCGGCAGCCGTCAGCGCGCCACCGCCCATCCCCGCCCAGGAACGTCGTTCACCGGCGCAGGCAGAGCCTGGCATGCAGCCCCGCCCGTAG